GATCGCCGCCATCCGCGCCGAGCGGGGCGCCGCCACCGACCTCGACGTGCGCGACGCGGAGAACGACCTCGCCAGCGCCCGCGGCGACCTCGCCGCCGCCCGCGACGGCGAAGCGCTCGCCCGCACGAACCTCGCCAGCCTCCTCGGCGTGCCCCCGGCCGACCTGGGGACGCTCGCACCGGTCCCCGACGCCTGGGTCGCGACGCCCACCCCCGACGCCGACGCCCTCGTCGGCCGCCTCGACGAGACCCCGACGGTGCTCCGCGCGGCGCAGGGGCTCGAGGTGGCGCGCACCGCCCGCGACCTGCTCGACCCCGCCTACGCCGCGGCGCAGGACCTCGAGGACGCCGACTCGCGCATCGGTGAGGCCGAGGACGGCCTCGCCGAAGCGCGCCGCGGGCTCGCCATCCTGGTGCGCAGCCTCGTCGACCGCGTCGCGTCCGCCCGCGACCGCCTCGCCGTCGCGCGCGACGCCCTCGTCAACGCCCGCGACCGCGACGCGGTCGACCGCTCGCGCCGCGACGCCGGCCTCATCTCCGACGTCGCCTACGACCGCACCCGCCTTGCCACGCAACAAGCCGACCTCGCCGCCCTCCAGGCGGAGCACGCCGTCGTCCGCGCGGCCCTGACGCTACAGGCCGACACCGGCCTCGCCCTGGAAGGCCTCGATGCATTCTGACCCCTCGGCCGAACGCCGCCGCACCCCCCGCGCCGCCCCCCTCGCCCTCCTCCTGGCCCTCGGCCTCGGCCTCGCCGGCTGCGACCTGCCCGGCGGCGACGCGAGCGACGACGCCCCCGCGACCGCCGCCCCCGTCGAGCGCGAGGCGCCCCCCGCCCGCCTCGTGCGGACCGTGACGCCCGAGCGCGGCACCCTCGAGGCGACGCGCTCCGCGTCGGCCCGGATCCGCGCCGTGCGCGACGCCACCGTCGCGGCGGGCGCCTCCGCGCGCGTCGAAGCGGTCCTGGCGCGCCCGGGCGACACGGTCGCCGCCGACGACGTCGTGCTCCGCCTCGACGACGACGCGTCGGAACTCCAGGCGCGCAGCGCGCGCTTGGCGGTCGAGCGCGCCGAGATCGACCTCGAGCGCGCCCGCCGCAGCGCCGAAGAATCGACCCAACAGGCGCGCGCGCAGTTGCGGGCGGCGGAATCCAACGTCGCGTCGCTGCGCCGCCAGACCGCCGAGGTCCGCGAGCTCGTCGCGGCCGGCGGCGCGTCGCGCAGCGACCTCGAGTCGCTGCAGGCGAACCTCGACAACGCCGAAGCGACGCTGCTGCAGGCGCAGGACGCCCTCGCGCGCGCCGAGCGCTCGGGCAGCGAAGACCTGG
The sequence above is drawn from the Trueperaceae bacterium genome and encodes:
- a CDS encoding TolC family protein, with the protein product LTAFAVVLGVAAAQTSPADAMAAADARQAVVGAERTLRDARADLSRTDADPLALRLDVLQANQAVALAEAELRVARYGAYQEIGAAYMDALEATAQRALADTAADLAARSAEIAAIRAERGAATDLDVRDAENDLASARGDLAAARDGEALARTNLASLLGVPPADLGTLAPVPDAWVATPTPDADALVGRLDETPTVLRAAQGLEVARTARDLLDPAYAAAQDLEDADSRIGEAEDGLAEARRGLAILVRSLVDRVASARDRLAVARDALVNARDRDAVDRSRRDAGLISDVAYDRTRLATQQADLAALQAEHAVVRAALTLQADTGLALEGLDAF
- a CDS encoding HlyD family efflux transporter periplasmic adaptor subunit; amino-acid sequence: MHSDPSAERRRTPRAAPLALLLALGLGLAGCDLPGGDASDDAPATAAPVEREAPPARLVRTVTPERGTLEATRSASARIRAVRDATVAAGASARVEAVLARPGDTVAADDVVLRLDDDASELQARSARLAVERAEIDLERARRSAEESTQQARAQLRAAESNVASLRRQTAEVRELVAAGGASRSDLESLQANLDNAEATLLQAQDALARAERSGSEDLALLEIALESARVQAEQAEDALDETEVRAPFAGEVVETYLEVGEFAASGQAAFRLQSLDEREAVFDVPPEDATRLLQQGTLTFRYDGRDVRGTLTSSVRPQQQQRLVQLVARLDPDEAGTLPTGALADLRYDVELGEGLLVPAGAIASESGRTWLYVADDGLATRVPVDVLAESGAEAVVAGVDADAYVIYPRPLDVRIGTPVRREAP